Proteins encoded together in one Eubalaena glacialis isolate mEubGla1 chromosome 7, mEubGla1.1.hap2.+ XY, whole genome shotgun sequence window:
- the RAB44 gene encoding ras-related protein Rab-44, translated as MHDWEPLRGQSTMESGQRVPRKGRKLGSSRRQQMREPADGQDASVAPEPESWSSQSAAELQGFFQDCGAKERGFVTREDLAVAKFSFLGSKEEPGMIFDWVDVERKGRLSLEEFSSGLKNIFGSSLSTHRLHRRRPQSSKRGSVATSFPVQEEADTEEKEAFFAFMEQLAASHSLPEQAEIWQLWRKLQQEEPQLAGNLEGFLAKMNSRLQEAQTDKEVLELTLRKRDSDHHRAVQQLYEEMEQQIRQEKQQLQAESDSRGLALSSQMQEVLEAKERAVQCLTEGQKELEAQLHRLSSTHQEASSENQQLREAQRDLAGRLEEVRGQLQVTRGHLNATKGRVSWQMEEEPSVPRAGEEKASVSSEEAPLPGLTGDNDDWDQLRSSFSGTCHSALQLSRSPPPAPRASSGPQTPRVVRQISMSEPRAFLFGQEPPSDPDGSPGSPPGVPSGTKEEKGVDPEGQYISPEQTGEPPSLEPKEESGPSPGVHFRWGLPGAPAGESGGLMAAALKVLIPLEDGAPPYVTSPPPQAPAGPSEQFQASYPDDEGPGPGPVPAKPPRQREALPQDPHAAGSEPGLGSSGAGALTAGLDEPSQGLEPVGQAPTEGLEQGKLSPDAQEGRPRGLQEAHSQVLGPEGLPALPHQSLEEEPRADERKAGDQGGQDFRSELSVEAHGLKTGHSELPQHGSPPAPLPPDTAQAQAEAQAPAPEKPSPSRGFPPTGAQPGDAEGPQEPTQTLPTRAELEAQPRPQPTTAHAEEEQAPPQSREPRAENRPEDPGVDSGGIGLTPSPGDRRASEPLANPDYAFHVIFLGDSNVGKTSFLHLLHQNTFATGLTATVGVDFRVTNLLVDNKCFVLQLWDTAGQERYHSVTRQLLRKADGVVLMYDVTSWESFAHVHYWLDCLQDAVSDSVVILLLGNKTDCEEDRQVSTEAGQQLAQELGVSFGECSAALGHNILEPVVNLARLLKMQEDRLKGSLVEVAPERPPKRAGCCS; from the exons CCAGAGTCCTGGTCCTCCCAGTCAGCTGCAGAACTGCAGGGCTTCTTCCAGGACTGTGGTGCCAAGGAGAGGGGCTTTGTCACTCGAGAGGACCTGGCG GTGGCCAAGTTCAGCTTCCTGGGCAGCAAGGAGGAGCCGGGGATGATCTTTGACTGGGTGGATGTGGAGCGGAAGGGACGCCTCTCGCTTGAAGAATTCAGCTCTGGGCTCA AGAACATCTTTGGCTCCAGCCTGAGCACCCACAGGCTCCACAGAAGGAGGCCACAGTCCTCCAAGCGAGGATCTGTAGCCACCAGCTTCCCAGTGCAGGAGGAGGCCGACACTGAAGAGAAGGAGGCGTTCTTTGCCTTCATGGAGCAACTGGCAGCCAGCCACTCACTTCCCGA GCAGGCGGAAATCTGGCAGCTATGGAGGAAGCTGCAGCAGGAGGAGCCCCAGCTGGCAGGCAACCTGGAGGGCTTTCTGGCCAAGATGAACAGTCGCCTGCAGGAAGCACAGACCGACAAGGAGGTTCTGGAGCTGACCCTGAGGAA gcGGGACTCTGACCACCATCGCGCGGTCCAGCAGCTCTACGAGGAGATGGAGCAGCAAATCCGGCAGGAGAAGCAGCAGCTGCAGGCTGAG AGCGACTCCCGGGGCCTGGCCCTCAGCTCCCAGATGCAGGAGGTCCTGGAGGCCAAGGAACGTGCTGTGCAGTGCCTGACTGAGGGCCAGAAGGAG CTGGAGGCCCAGCTCCACCGCCTCAGCAGCACACACCAGGAGGCCAGCTCGGAGAACCAGCAGCTTCGGGAGGCCCAGCGTGACCTGGCTGGGAGGCTGGAAGAGGTGCGGGGGCAGCTGCAGGTGACCAGGGGGCACCTGAATGCCACCAAGGGCCGTGTGTCCTGGCAGATGGAGGAGGAACCGAG TGTCCCCAGAGCAGGTGAGGAGAaggcctcagtctcctctgaGGAGGCTCCCCTGCCCGGACTGACTGGGGACAACGATGACTGGGACCAGCTCCGCAGCAGCTTCAGCGGCACCTGCCACAGTGCCCTGCAGCTCTCCAGGAGCCCACCCCCAGCTCCGAGAGCCTCCTCAGGCCCCCAGACACCCCGAGTGGTCAGGCAGATCTCCATGTCGGAGCCGCGTGCTTTTCTCTTTGGTCAGGAGCCACCTTCAGATCCAGATGGGTCCCCAGGAAGCCCCCCTGGGGTGCCTTCTGGgaccaaggaagagaaaggagtggACCCAGAGGGGCAGTACATCAGCCCAGAGCAGACTGGAGAGCCCCCCAGCCTGGAACCTAAGGAGGAGTCAGGGCCTAGCCCTGGGGTCCACTTCCGCTGGGGGCTTCCAGGGGCTCCAGCTGGGGAGTCAGGGGGCCTGATGGCAGCTGCACTCAAAGTGCTCATTCCTTTGGAGGATGGGGCCCCTCCTTATGtgacctctccccctccccaggccccagctgggcCCAGTGAACAGTTCCAGGCCTCATACCCAGATGATGAGGGCCCCGGGCCTGGGCCTGTCCCAGCCAAGCCACCCAGGCAGAGAGAGGCCCTCCCTCAGGACCCACATGCCGCTGGCTCTGAGCCAGGGTTGGGGTCCTCAGGAGCTGGAGCCCTCACAGCAGGGCTGGATGAGCCCTCCCAGGGCCTGGAGCCTGTGGGTCAGGCTCCCACAGAGGGATTGGAGCAGGGCAAGCTGAGCCCAGATGCACAGGAGGGCCGTCCTAGGGGACTACAGGAAGCTCACAGCCAGGTCCTTGGGCCTGAAGGGCTGCCTGCCCTACCCCACCAGAGTCTGGAAGAGGAGCCCAGGGCTGACGAAAGGAAAGCAGGGGACCAAGGAGGGCAGGATTTCAGGTCAGAGCTGTCCGTTGAGGCTCATGGCCTGAAAACTGGGCACTCGGAACTCCCCCAGCACGGTTCCCCACCTGCTCCTCTCCCACCTGACACAGCACAGGCTCAGGCTGAGGCACAAGCCCCAGCTCCTGAAAAACCATCACCTTCAAGGGGCTTTCCCCCAACAGGGGCTCAGCCTGGGGATGCAGAAGGGCCCCAGGAGCCCACACAAACCCTCCCCACCAGGGCTGAGCTGGaagcccagcccaggccccaaCCTACAACCGCTCACGCAGAAGAAGAACAAGCGCCCCCTCAATCCAGGGAGCCAAGGGCAGAGAACAGGCCTGAAGATCCAGGAGTGGACTCCGGAGGCATTGGGCTGACCCCATCTCCAGGGGACCGCAGGGCCAGTGAGCCTTTGGCCAATCCTGATTACGCCTTCCACGTCATCTTCCTGGGAGACTCGAATGTTGGCAAAACATCCTTCCTGCACCTGCTGCACCAGAACACCTTCGCCACTGGGCTGACAGCTACTGTGG GAGTGGATTTTCGGGTCACAAACCTGCTGGTGGACAACAAGTGCTTTGTGCTGCAGCTCTGGGACACAGCTGGCCAGGAGAG GTACCACAGCGTGACGCGGCAGCTGCTCCGCAAGGCTGATGGAGTGGTGCTCATGTACGATGTCACCTCCTGGGAGAGCTTTGCCCATGTGCACTACTGGCTGGACTGTCTCCAG GATGCAGTGTCTGACAGCGTGGTCATCCTTCTCTTGGGAAACAAGACAGACTGTGAGGAGGATCGGCAAGTGTCCACCGAGGCTGGGCAGCAACTGGCCCAG GAGCTGGGGGTCTCCTTTGGAGAGTGCAGCGCTGCCCTGGGTCACAACATCCTGGAGCCTGTGGTGAACCTGGCCCG GTTACTCAAGATGCAAGAAGACCGCCTGAAGGGCTCACTGGTGGAGGTGGCCCCCGAGAGGCCACCGAAGAGAGCTGGCTGCTGCTCCTGA